One part of the Phragmites australis chromosome 3, lpPhrAust1.1, whole genome shotgun sequence genome encodes these proteins:
- the LOC133911836 gene encoding surfeit locus protein 1 — protein sequence MAASLSRPLRLRLHGGGVHRLLPSRASTSHAPSPAPPPPGAAAPPPPGSGKEASAWSKLFLFAPGAITFGLGTWQLFRRQEKMEMLDYRTRRLEMEPVAWNETASSAALRDPAALEFRKIVCEGDFDEERSVFVGPRSRSISGVTENGYYVITPLVPRSTEPGSLQSPILVNRGWVPRGWRDKNIKGNQIHDEPSESKVVKKTDEKSSWWKFWSMEPKLTPEIEKPGKPPVRAIGVIRGSEKPSIFVPANEPSGGQWFYVDVPMIARACGLPENTVYIEDITEEISPTNPYPVPKDVNTLIRHSVMPQDHLNYTFTWYSLSAAVTFMATKRIKAKKVRL from the exons ATGGCGGCGTCGCTCTCCAGACCCCTCCGCCTCCGGCTGCACGGCGGCGGGGTGCACCGtctcctcccctcccgcgcCTCCACTTCCCACGCCCCATCACCTGcacctccccctcccggcgccgccgcgccgccgcccccaG GGTCAGGGAAGGAGGCGAGCGCGTGGTCAAAGCTCTTCCTCTTCGCGCCCGGTGCCATCACCTTCGGCCTCGGCACATGGCAGCTCTTCCGGAGGCAGGAGAAG ATGGAGATGCTGGATTACAGGACGCGGAGGCTGGAGATGGAGCCCGTCGCGTGGAACGAGACGGCATCGTCTGCGGCCCTGCGTGATCCAGCAGCGCTGGAGTTCCGGAAGATCGTGTGCGAGGGCGACTTCGACGAGGAGAGGTCGGTGTTCGTCGGGCCTCGCTCCCGGAGCATCTCGGGTGTGACGGAGAATGGGTACTATGTGATCACTCCGTTGGTCCCTCGGTCGACCGAGCCCGGCAG TTTGCAGTCACCTATCCTTGTGAATAGAGGATGGGTTCCACGTGGATGGCGTGATAAAAACATTAAGGGCAACCAAATCCATGATGAACCTTCAGAATCAAAAGTTGTCAAAAAGACGGATGAAAAAAGTTCGTGGTGGAAGTTTTGGTCTATGGAACCTAAATTGACTCCTGAG ATTGAAAAACCTGGAAAACCTCCTGTAAGAGCTATTGGAGTAATCCGAGGAAGTGAGAAGCCAAGCATATTTGTTCCAGCTAATGAGCCCAGTGGTGGCCAGTGGTTTTATGTGGATGTTCCCATGATTGCTCGTGCTTGTGGGCTTCCCGAAAATACTGTTTATATAGAAGATATAACTGAAGAAATCTCTCCGACAAACCCTTATCCTGTTCCAAAAGATGTCAACACCTTGATTCGTCACTCAGTGATGCCACAAGACCATCTTAATTACACCTTTACATG
- the LOC133911837 gene encoding ADP-ribosylation factor-like protein 8a codes for MGFWEAFLNWLRSLFFKQEMELSLIGLQNAGKTSLVNVIATGGFSEDMIPTVGFNMRKVTKGNVTIKLWDLGGQPRFRSMWERYCRAVSAIVYVVDAADHENMAIAKGELHDLLSKPSLTGIPLLVIGNKIDKPEAFPKQSFTEVMGLKTITDREVACFMISCKNSTNIDSVIDWLVKHSKKKN; via the exons ATGGGGTTCTGGGAGGCCTTCCTCAACTGGCTCCGCAG CCTCTTCTTCAAGCAAGAGATGGAGCTTTCCTTGATAGGGCTCCAAAATGCTGGGAAAACATCACTTGTTAATGTCATTGCT ACAGGAGGCTTTAGTGAAGATATGATTCCGACTGTGGGATTCAATATGAGAAAGGTAACCAAAGGAAATGTCACAATAAAATTGTGGGATCTTGGAGGCCAGCCAAGGTTCCGGAGCATGTGGGAGAGATACTGCCGTGCAGTTTCTGCAATTGT GTATGTTGTTGATGCAGCAGATCATGAAAACATGGCCATTGCAAAAGGCGAGCTTCATGACCTCTTGAGCAAGCCATCTTTGACTGGGATCCCTTTACTAGTAATTGGGAATAAAATTGACAAACCTGAAGCTTTCCCGAAGCAAAGCTTCACAGAAGTGAT GGGCCTAAAGACAATAACTGACCGAGAAGTGGCGTGCTTCATGATATCATGCAAGAACTCGACCAACATCGATTCGGTCATCGACTGGCTAGTGAAGCACTCGAAAAAGAAGAATTGA